In the Brassica napus cultivar Da-Ae chromosome A7, Da-Ae, whole genome shotgun sequence genome, one interval contains:
- the LOC106357312 gene encoding pathogenesis-related protein 5, translating to MANFSSALILLFVFITSGVAVSATVFTLQNSCPYTVWPGILSGNSNTLGDGGFPLTPGASKQLTAPQGWSGRFWARTGCSFDSSGNGNCVTGDCGGVLKCIGGGVPPTTLAEFTVGTGVSGKDFYDVSLVDGYNVEMGIKPQGGSGDCKYAGCVADVNAVCPNELRIVDPKTGTVAACKSACAAFNSPEFCCTGAHATPQTCSPTRYSAMFKNACPSAYSYAYDDATSTFTCAGANYLITFCPTRS from the exons atGGCGAATTTCTCCAGTGCTCTCATTCTTTTGTTCGTGTTCATCACaa GCGGCGTTGCTGTTTCCGCCACCGTCTTCACTTTACAGAACAGCTGTCCTTACACCGTCTGGCCCGGGATCCTCTCCGGCAACAGTAACACCCTCGGCGACGGCGGGTTTCCCTTGACTCCAGGCGCTTCCAAACAGCTAACCGCTCCTCAAGGATGGTCAGGCCGGTTCTGGGCTCGCACCGGCTGCAGCTTCGACTCCTCCGGCAACGGCAACTGCGTCACCGGAGACTGCGGCGGCGTCCTCAAATGCATCGGCGGAGGAGTTCCTCCGACAACTCTAGCAGAGTTCACCGTCGGAACAGGCGTCTCCGGGAAGGACTTCTACGACGTGAGTCTCGTCGACGGTTACAACGTCGAGATGGGGATAAAACCGCAAGGAGGCTCCGGCGACTGCAAGTACGCCGGCTGCGTCGCCGACGTCAACGCGGTTTGTCCTAACGAGCTTCGGATCGTGGATCCGAAAACCGGAACCGTCGCGGCGTGTAAGAGCGCTTGCGCGGCGTTTAATTCGCCGGAGTTTTGCTGCACCGGTGCTCACGCGACGCCGCAGACTTGTTCTCCGACGCGTTACTCGGCGATGTTTAAGAACGCTTGTCCTAGCGCTTACAGCTACGCTTATGACGACGCGACAAGTACGTTTACTTGTGCCGGGGCTAACTACTTGATCACTTTCTGTCCCACCCGGTCTTGA
- the LOC106354523 gene encoding protein BRASSINAZOLE-RESISTANT 1-like — MTSDGATSTSAAAAAAAARRKPSWRERENNRRRERRRRAIAAKIYTGLRSQGDYNLPKHCDNNEVLKALCAEAGWVVEEDGTTYRKGCSRPLPGESPIPSYQVSPSSSRGEPNNSSTTFFPFLRNGAVPSLRISNSCPVTPPLSSPSSKNAKPLPTWDSIAKQSMVNANKKQSMASFNYPFYAVSAPASPTRRQFYAPVTIPECDESDSSTVDSGHWISFQKFAQHQQPFSGSMVPTSPAFNLVKPPVPQQMSPNAAFQGMIGQSSEFKFESSQVKPWEGERIHDVGMEDLELTLGNGKARG, encoded by the exons ATGACGTCGGATGGTGCTACATCCACATCAGCAGCAGCTGCCGCCGCAGCAGCGAGGAGGAAACCGTCGTGGAGGGAGAGGGAGAACAAccggaggagagagagaaggagaagagcCATAGCAGCCAAGATATACACAGGTCTAAGATCACAAGGCGATTACAATCTCCCCAAACATTGCGATAACAATGAAGTCCTCAAGGCTCTCTGTGCTGAAGCTGGTTGGGTCGTTGAAGAAGACGGCACCACTTATCGCAAG GGATGCAGCAGGCCTCTACCTGGTGAGAGTCCCATCCCTTCTTACCAAGTCAGCCCATCTTCATCCCGTGGTGAGCCCAACAACAGCTCCACCACCTTCTTCCCCTTCCTCAGAAACGGCGCCGTTCCATCCCTCAGAATCTCAAACAGCTGTCCCGTTACTCCACCCCTCTCGTCTCCATCTTCCAAGAACGCTAAACCCTTACCTACATGGGACTCTATCGCTAAGCAGTCCATGGTCAACGCTAATAAAAAACAATCAATGGCGTCCTTTAACTATCCTTTCTATGCGGTTTCTGCACCTGCTAGTCCCACCCGTCGTCAGTTCTATGCTCCGGTTACAATACCTGAGTGTGATGAGTCTGATTCTTCCACTGTTGACTCTGGTCATTGGATAAGCTTTCAGAAGTTTGCACAACATCAACAGCCATTCTCTGGCTCTATGGTGCCGACTTCTCCTGCGTTTAATCTCGTGAAACCTCCTGTGCCTCAGCAGATGTCTCCAAACGCTGCGTTTCAAGGGATGATTGGTCAAAGCTCTGAGTTTAAATTTGAGAGTAGCCAAGTTAAGCCGTGGGAAGGAGAGAGGATACATGATGTTGGTATGGAGGATCTTGAGCTTACTCTTGGAAACGGCAAGGCTCGTGGTTGA